In one Candidatus Ancaeobacter aquaticus genomic region, the following are encoded:
- a CDS encoding radical SAM protein, which yields MKKIKKTDRYPLRSIYFYPTESCNLKCKHCWVVPNFAPDASSNAYSDQNKDNLTFDELKAVIEDCLPLGLSSVKLTGGEPFLHPDIMDYIAYFNSKDLSVPIETNGLLLTKDIVKDLKKYNCPVSVSIDGAVPETHDAIRGVHGSFHKALESVRLLNELKFNYEVIFSLMNDNFSELESFMAFLDKEFTDCHLKINIMSPVGRAKTINEKEKYIDIEEILALNKRVQNEYKKRYPSLSIFLHIPVAFKSTQQILHNSCGFCSIFTIVGLLSDGKVSYCGIGRTEENLLFGNVRKEKMSSIWKNSPQLQEFRSKMPKALHGICKICIHKNQCLGSCVAQTYALTKDLFGPYKFCEEAHRKEIFPQSRLITNYKSDTRSS from the coding sequence ATGAAAAAAATTAAAAAAACTGACAGGTATCCTCTAAGAAGTATTTATTTTTACCCGACTGAAAGCTGCAACTTAAAATGCAAGCACTGTTGGGTAGTCCCTAATTTTGCACCGGACGCTTCAAGTAATGCATATTCCGATCAAAATAAGGACAATCTCACATTTGATGAATTAAAAGCCGTTATAGAGGACTGTCTTCCACTAGGACTTAGTTCCGTAAAACTCACCGGAGGTGAACCATTCCTACACCCTGACATCATGGACTATATTGCATACTTTAATAGCAAGGATTTATCCGTCCCCATAGAAACAAACGGATTGTTACTCACAAAAGATATTGTAAAGGATCTAAAAAAATATAACTGTCCGGTAAGTGTGAGCATAGACGGCGCTGTTCCAGAAACACACGACGCTATTCGCGGTGTCCATGGGTCTTTTCATAAGGCTTTAGAGAGCGTCAGACTGCTCAATGAACTAAAATTCAATTATGAGGTGATATTCTCTTTAATGAACGATAATTTTTCTGAGCTCGAATCGTTCATGGCGTTTCTCGATAAAGAATTTACGGATTGCCATCTCAAGATAAACATTATGAGCCCGGTTGGCAGAGCCAAAACTATAAACGAAAAAGAAAAATATATTGATATTGAAGAGATTTTAGCCCTGAACAAAAGAGTCCAAAATGAATACAAAAAAAGATATCCGTCCCTGAGCATTTTTTTACATATTCCCGTAGCATTTAAGTCCACACAACAGATACTTCATAACTCGTGCGGTTTCTGCAGTATTTTCACTATCGTGGGGCTTCTCTCAGACGGCAAGGTATCATACTGCGGGATAGGAAGAACTGAAGAAAATCTTCTATTTGGCAATGTGCGTAAAGAAAAAATGAGTTCAATTTGGAAAAATAGTCCTCAGCTTCAGGAATTTCGCTCAAAAATGCCTAAAGCGCTTCACGGCATTTGCAAAATCTGCATACATAAAAACCAGTGTTTGGGAAGCTGTGTCGCACAGACCTACGCACTCACCAAAGATCTTTTTGGACCCTATAAATTCTGCGAAGAGGCTCATAGAAAAGAAATTTTCCCTCAATCGAGATTGATAACAAACTACAAAAGTGACACTCGCTCATCATGA